A genomic segment from Nymphalis io chromosome 15, ilAglIoxx1.1, whole genome shotgun sequence encodes:
- the LOC126773632 gene encoding cytochrome c oxidase assembly protein COX19 — MLKNYKKVFKMSTAMTFGQKQFIPTPPEKGSFPLDHDGICKKNMVKYMNCIFNNNSNNSMCRNEAKDYLACRMEHNLMAKEDWSKLGFKEGDL, encoded by the coding sequence ATGCTAAAGAATTACAAGAAAGTGTTCAAAATGTCGACTGCAATGACATTTGGGCAAAAACAATTCATACCAACACCACCAGAAAAGGGTAGTTTTCCACTTGACCATGACGGTATTTGCAAGAAGAATATGGTTAAGTACATGaactgtatatttaataataacagtaataatTCTATGTGTCGAAACGAGGCTAAAGATTACTTAGCTTGTCGTATGGAACACAATCTCATGGCTAAAGAAGACTGGTCTAAACTCGGTTTTAAAGAAGGGGACTTGTAG